The sequence ACAATGGGGGTGATAGCACATGAGCTTGGACATCTGATGTTAGGACTTCCAGATTTATATTCTTATCAGCATGATGGTTCTATTGGTCATTGGGGGTTAATGGGAGGGGGCAGTTGGGGGAGAAAACCGACGGATCAGTATGCTGGCGAAACTCCGGTCAACATGTTGGCTTGGAGTAAAGAGGCATCTGGTTTTTTAAAGCCGAAAGTTCTCTCCAATAACGGGAGTATTGAAGTTGGTACAATCAAGGGTGAAAGCGTTATCCACCTTGACCCTTACCTTAAACAGTTTGGGCCTCGTGCTTATGTGGAAAATAGACGCAAAAACGATTATGACCAAGCGCTCCGTGGTGAGGGGTTATTAATCACAGCCGTGAATATAGATAACCAATTCAATAGTTCTGGTCCGATGCAAGTACAGGTATTCCAAGCCGATGGAGAGGGGTTATTAGAAAATGGATTCTCGTCTGGAGACACTGGCGATGTCTTCCCAGGTAGAGAATCGGTTACCAATCTCTCCGATGATTCAGAACCTTCCTTAACAGCGATTACGGCGGGGCGAAAGACGGATATCTCAATAACCAATATTGTTAGCGATGATACCAAAGCGAGTTTCTCTTTGTTGGTACCTAACACCAACAACAAATCATCTTGGGTAACCTCTTTTGGGAGAACATACCCACGTTATGACGCGAATATTAATGTTCTAGGTTTCCCCATTGATGTGGTCAAGGGAAACCAAAGTATTGGAGGAATTCACTTTTACGCGAAAGCAACGAGCGTCGCGATGCCGATGTTTTATCGTTTGGTGGAATATCCATATCAATCAAGATTCGGCAATGCAGTTATTGACGAGCAAGCAGCTCGATTGTTACACAGAGGCATCGCGAGGCAGGGCGGCGGACAAATCATTTTCGACGAGAAAATTAAGCTTGGGCTAGGCACAAAGTTAATTGTCTTAGAGATTGAGAATGGTACCCCTGAATACTCAACTCAGTTTTTAGATGCGTATTTAGGGGATGGACAAAGGAAAAGTCAATTTTCAGGATCTATTTCTGATTACAAAACTCGAGGGTTGAGTCGCGGTTTCGGTCAGAATTTCCCTTTTGCAGCGCTTTTTGAGTTGCCAATAGATGCGAGGCCAATTGCTGTCGATGACATGATATCGACCGAGGAAGATACCCCTTTTATGCTTAATTTATTGGCTAATGATATCAATTTACCGAAGCCAAATAATTACTCTTTTGAAATCGCTCAGAAGCCAATGAAGGGCGTGATAAAGGATGGAACCTACTTCCCAAAGGTTGACCAGTTTGGCCGTGACAGCTTCACATACCGTTTGGTAGATAAGCTAGGGTATGAGACGGATTTTGCTAGTGTGGAAGTTGATATTAAGCCTGTGAATGACGCGCCAAAGTTAACAATAGATAGGCTCGAGGTGACGTCTAAGCCTGGTGAAACTGTTACTTTTACGGTAACCGATATTACCGACGTCGATTCTTCTGAGCATCAAATTATGTGGTCTCAAATTCAAGGTCCAAGCCTGAAATTAAGTGGTTCACGCTCCAAAGTCCTACAAGTGATAGTACCTAGTGATGCTCTGGAAGGAGAGCGATACCGATTTGCAATTTTGGTACAGGACTCGTCAGGAGGTTATGCAAAGCAATCTGTAGTACTGGATGTGCGAAGATCACAAGTTTCATTATTGGGCACCAAATCGCTGCAAGTAAAATATGGCGATACAATCGATTTAGTTCCTATTATTAACGGAGATGTTTACCGATTATCTATTTTAGAATTTCCACGCAGTGGTATTGCAAACATTGTAGATAGTAAGATCATTTATAATGCTCCTGCTCAACGTAAGCTCGCTTTATATGACACTATTAGATATAAGGTTTTATCGGCCGATGGTGATGAGTGGGTTGGGTCGTTTGATATAGAAGTTTTACCGAGTGTTTCAAACGCATCATCTGTGTCATTAAGTCAAGATGATTCGTCAGGAGGAAGCTCCTCACTACCAATCCTCTTTATATTGTGCATGCTCCTTCGACTACGAAAGCAACGATAGAATAAATTGAAATAAAAGAGCTATATTTATTGGCTCTTTTTATTTTTCTGCACATACATGAGATAATCGAAAAAAGAATGTTCTGTCGCACTTCTTTCCCTTAGGTTACATCAATAGGTGTTTAGTTGCATTTTGGTGTAACACTGATCACAAAAATAGATAATGGTTACTTTGAGTGTTTTTTGAGCTTTAATCCTATGCCGTGGGAATATTTACATTAATTTCAACGATTTTCGTCAACGAAAAGGTGGAGAGTGCATAGGTTTTGGTTATAATTGTGTTGATTGTCATTTGCATTGGAAAGGTGTTGTGTAAGGGCTTTGGTATGTGAATGACACACAAAACATGTTGTTTGTAAAAGCACATAAGGATTTGTGAATCAGTTGTTGGTTGTGGTGGGTGTGTTTATTTATATAGGTGCATATAAACATTATTTATGAGTATATAAATAATGTTTTTTTGTATCTGAATGACACTATTGTTACTTTGACGCTGATTTTTAATAAGAATAATTAATAAAATAACGCAACATCGGGGTAGTTTGCACCATGAAAAACGTCAACAGGTCTATCGACGTCAAATATTTAAGAACATTTTCGCACGTTGCTAAACACAAAAGTTTTACAGCAGCCGCTGAGTCTTTATTTATGACACAACCCGCTGTATCTCAGCATATTAAAAAGATCGAAAGTACAATCGGGGCGAGTATTTTTGATAGGAAAGAGGGATTTTTACTCACTAAACACGGAAAAGTATTACTTGATTATGCAGACCAAACAATGTCTATGTACGAAAGATTGTTTGAAGATTTGGAAAAGGTTGAATTAAGAGACCAATTCAATATAGCGATTTCTGAATCTTTTTGCTTCGATATGGTTGAGCGTGTAATCAATGAATTTCGAATGTTGAACAATATAGACTTGTCCATAAATAGTTTCACAAAGTCTTCTTTATTGGATTCTTCTCGTTACGATTTGATTTTTTCAATGGATAGAATTTCACAAGAGAATGGAAAATCCTATCAACTGAATACCGTTAACTATGTTATCGCGCATTCTAATTCACTTGATCCGCATGAGTGTTATCCGCAGAGAGTTGTTTTTTGTAGTTCTCTTCCCAAATCTTATGTACAAGAGATACTCAACGATTATAAAATTGACTCAAATCATGTGACGAGTTGGGTGAAGACAAGTTCATGCCAATTCCTTAAAAATGAACTGGAAACGAATGGAACTATTTTAATATTTCCTGAATGGTCGATACGTCACAATAAATGCAAGACAATACCATTACGTCAAAAAGTAAACATGTACGTTTGGTGTAGTGATGAAATTTCACAAGAGTTAGAGGCGTTAGGTATCAAAGATAAGATTCAACAATTATTTCAAATCAGTGATATTTCTAGCCCTATATTAGAGCACAATATTATGTAGTCAGTTTGCTAAAATGGATATAGTGCTAAAAAAGAAACAGCTCATAGCAATAGGTATTCCGTAAGGAATGCCTTTTGTAAAGCTAGGTAATCCTCTTACCTTTCCTACTATGTACATTGCGAAAACCAAAAAGCCTCCTAGAAAACCTATACAAATCAACGCTATCGTAACTAGATTTGGCTGTATGCCAATGATTAAGGCACAGAGTAACTTCACATCTCCAGCTCCTATCACTTTTAGATACCAAAGTATAAAAAACACCACGAAACATAAAATCGCAATGGGTAGTGATGACATCAAGTAACCGTTATTTAACGCGACAATATTACTAAATATCAAAGCAATTTTGTTTAGGTTGTTTGGGATTTTTCTATGCCAACCATCAAAGAAGCATACAAACGACAGTATTAAAAAATTTGTTGATATTAATACAATGTTAACTAATAAATCTATATTCATAGTTCTAGGGTATACTCAATAAATTTTCATTTCAACAGATGTCGCGTTTATCTTATTTATGGCTTTATAAAAATACCTTATCCCAAGGCTCAATAAATTTGTGTTATGTGTCCATAATAACTATTAATTTGATGTATGTTTTTGTATCAGGTAAATTTTCCTCGCAATTTCAATTAGACCAATGGTCAATATACTTTTTATAGGATTATTATGTACTACAAAACTTTAGCAAAAATGGCTGAACTTAAAATGAAGTTCGAAGATGATGTTCGTGGTGTGACTGCAGTTGAATACGCAATTATTGCAGTTGTAATGTCAGGAATTATATTAGCTGCGTTCCAGAATGATACTATTTCAGGAGGAATAAAGACGGCACTTGATGCTGTAAAGGTTGATCTAGAATCAGCTAGTAAATAGTTGAAATATAATAATCTATAAGGGGCTCACGCCCCTGTTTTAGGCTTAATATGAACAGAATAATCATTCTTCTTCTTGTCGCTTTATCTATTTTTTCAACGCTGATTTATATTAATGTTAACTATATTTCAACTGACGAAGAGCCACTGGAGGTTCACGAGAAAGAAGAACCTAAAGTTAGTATTTTAGTTACTCAAAAAGAAATTAGACGTTCTCAACCTTTAATCCCCAAGTTTTATGAGCAGAAGTTCGTTCACATATCTGATTTAGATGGTAATTACTATACGTTAGAAGACGATTTGGTTGTTAAACCTGGCGCTCTTTTTAAAGATGACATCAGTAAAGGCACTTATTTAACACAAGATATGATATCCAACCCGGGAGACCGAGATTATATGTACTTGTCACTAAATGATGGTGAATTACCTTATTTTTATGAAGTGACAGGTATTGGAGTCGTACAAACTGCAACTCTTACCCCTGGTGATAAAGTGAGTTTTGTTTCAACAACTTCTTCAAAATCAAACCTGATCGAGAATGGGTATGGTGATATTGGCGATCTCGTTAGCCGAGTAATTATCAGTGGAGCGCGTGTTTTACAGGTAATAAAAGGCAGTAAAGATAGTGACTCCGAAGATGCCGATGATAAGAAATACAGTTTAGTCATTGCATTAAATATGCGGAGTGTTTTGAAGCTAGAAATGGCTCAAAAAATTGGTGATGTGAATATTATTCCATCTGAAATAGAAAACCAATATTTATCTATCCGCAGTAGTGACCTTTTAGAAACTCAGTTTGGTGTCAGAGAATTACGTGGTAAGGAATAACATGACTTTAAAGAAGAAAAATATAGCCTTGCTATTGTGCGGGATTCTTTCATGTCCATTGCTCGCATCAGAATTAATGAATTTGGATCAAGGCGCTGCGAAAACCATTAATTTGAAGAGACAGATATCGACGGTGTTTGTCGCGAATCAAGAAATAGCAGACTACAAAATTATCGATGAAAATAAGGTTGTAGTTTATGGCGTTGGCCAAGGGACTACCTCTGTGATTGTTTATGATCGCGGTGGAAATGAAATTTATAACGCAGAATTGGTAGTCAACCAAAGTTTAAGACTATTGAAGCAAACACTCATTGCTAGATTCCCTGATGAAAACGTTGTGGTTTCCAATGTAGGTGACCAAGTTGTCTTAGATGGCATTGTCGGTAGTGAAGAGATTAAACAAAAGATCAATCGACTTGTTGGTGAAATGTTGAAGAAAGATCGCCGTCGCGCAGCTTATGAACTAAAGGATGCGGACGGTGAAGCTTTAGACGAGCTAGAGTACACGGCAAAGTACAACTACGATCAAGTCATTAATAACTTGAAAGTACTCACTACTGAGCAGATCAATGTCAAGCTGACGGTCGCGGAAGTTTCTAGCTCATTTCTGACAGAATTAGGTGTTACCTATAGCGATAGTGGTGATCCGGGTACTTTTGTAAATAAGCTCCTTGATTTTACTGCTCAAGATATCGTTTCTGTTATTTCCGCTAGTGGTGATGACAAAATCGGTCGCGTATTGGCCGAGCCCAACCTTTCTGTTATTTCAGGTGAGCAGGCTAGTTTCCTAGCCGGTGGCGAGATACCAATTGCTGTGAGAGATGAAGACGGGATTACCATTTCTTATAAAGAATACGGCGTGAAGTTGGCCATGGTTGCAAAGGTCACTGACACAGAGAATATTCGCCTAACCTTGATCCCGGAAGTAAGCTCGATTGATGAATCAAACAAAACCACGACAGGTTTAATTTCTGTGCCTTCTTTACGAACTCGACGAGCTCAAACAACGGTTCATTTGAAAGATGGGCAAAGTTTTGTTTTGGCGGGGTTATTGACATCGGAAGAGCGTGAATCGTTAACCAAAATTCCAATCTTGGGAGATATTCCAATTCTAGGCGCGCTGTTTAGCCACTCTTCCACCAACCGTTCCAAGACTGAATTGATCATTGTTGCGACTGTAAACTTGGTTGATCCGGTTGAGCAAGAGCAGGTCAAATTGCCAAGCTTTAGACGTACAAGTGATCTTGAACGACTCCTTAAAATTGATCTTTCGGAACTTGATGAACCAGAGCTTGAAAACACGATAAACCAAGGAGGATTCAACTAATGAGATGGATCGTTATCACTTTAATCGCTCTTATTACTTCTGCTTGTTCTCATGTTGATACTTCGAACTCTAGTGTGATTGAGCAATTGGAAGAGCGTTTTGAATTTGATATGGCGAGTAGCGAAGATTCAATCTCTCGCTCGGTGGCCTTTATTCGAGAACTCAATGCGAGAGAACCGAAGGCGACGTTCTACGTCAAATATAAACCGGATGCGAGTGATTTTGTTGCTAAATTACGAGATCGATTTAAGTCGGAATCTATTGCAAAAGACAGATATAAAATCGAACTTGCCGATCATGACCAAGAAAAAAACATCTTAATTATAGGTCGATATGTCCGAATTAAAAGCAGTGACTGTGGAGTGATGGTGTTCTCGAAAAGGGAAGAGTATCAATTTGGTTGTAGCGTTGAGCATAACCGAAACATCAGCTTGGTTAACCCAATTAAGAAGGCGAAATAGTAATGGACTTGGATATATTGTTTCGTAATTCGTCGTCGAAAGTGAAGTCGACGGTTGAGGCTACCGATCTCATTGTGTCTGATGATAATACCCTAACTGAATCTATCAATGATTTGTACGCTATTGAAGGTTTCCCTAAACCACTTGAAGTCACCGATATTGATTTAGATGGCGTTTGGAATCAGTCAAACATTAAGCTTAATCATGTTGTTCTGGATCTTCGTAGTGCCTCCAACGTTATAGAGCAAGTCTCTGAGATTTCGATTCGTTTAGATGTGAATATATCTTTGCTTGTTCTCTGTGATGTTGATTCTATAAAGCTGCGTAACCAAGTGCATGCATTAGGCGCTAGTTATGTTCTGTGGGACCCAGAACTTGATTCATTACTTGCGGCAATTAAATCGACACAAGGAGATGAAAGCACCGTCAAAAAAACGCGTGTAGCCAAACGTATATTAGTTTTGGGTACCAAAGGAGGTATTGGAGTATCTTGCGTAAGTTCTGTTTTAGCACACTCCTTAGCAGAGCAAGCAAATCTAAAGACACTCTTGGTGGATCATGATTCAGGAGCGCTAAATAGTGACATTTATATTGGTGTAAAAGGCTTGAAAGCCAAGCACAACAGTATAGATTTGAATCAGATCGATATCGACAGTGCGATAGCTAAGACCTATGTACATGGTGTGAAAGATAAGCTTGATTACTTGGTATTAGAGAAAAATGTTGCTTGCCTTACAGATCACGCATCTACATTGTACAACCTTTCCAATCAACTCATTGATCAATATAACTTTATCATAGATTCGGCGCCCTTATCTTGCTATGAAGAGATGCATGATCAGGAGCTATCAGATAAGTATCACCGCATCTTTATTGTTTGCGAACCTTCGGTCTCTTCACTGCGTTCTTACAACTCTTTGAAGAAGAAGATCGGGAAATCTGAACACCAAATCATCTTCAACCTTAATCGGCCAGCGAAAGACTTCATGATGACACTCGCGAGTGCGAAAGAGAGAATCAAAGCCAAAGATAGCATTGATTTCATGTACGAGCCGTCGCTAGAAAAAATTGTGGTACAGCAGGGTATTAATGAGTTGCTTAAATCTAAATCTGCCACTGCCGTTCTAACTATGGTTGCCACGTTGACTGGCAAGAAAATTAAAACTAAATCACGTTTCAGTTTGTTTAGAAAATGAATCAATTAAAAGAAATTTACATCCAGCTTCGAGATGAGATCTTTGATGCTCTAGATGCCGCTACACTTGTTGAGATTAGCAATCAAGAGCTAGAAGAACAACTCAAAGACTCGGTTAATATATTGATCGATAAGAAGCAACTGCAAGTTAGCTCATTGAAACGTGTCGACTTAGTCAAAGCATTACTCGATGAGTTGAAAGGTCTTGGGCCTCTGCAAGCGTTAGTCGATAACGATGATATCTCGGATATCATGATCAACGGTCCTTCGGATATCTTCATAGAAATCAATGGCAAGGTTGAACAATCACCCATTCAATTTGTTAACGAAAAACAACTGAACACCATCGCTAAACGAATCGCATCAAATGTGGGTCGTCGTATCGATGAATCAAAACCGCTTTGTGATGCTCGTTTGATGGATGGGAGCCGTGTAAATATTGTGATCCCCCCGTTAGCGATAGATGGCACTTCTATCTCTATTCGTAAATTCAAAGAGCAAAAAATTAGGCTTGAGAATCTTGCTGAGTTTGGTGCGATGTCTGTCGAAATGGCCAAGCTTTTGTCCATTGCGAGCCATTGCAAGTGCAACATATTGATCTCCGGTGGTACCGGTTCAGGTAAAACAACGTTATTGAACGCATTATCTGGCTTCATTGGCGAAACGGAACGTATTGTTACCATTGAAGATGCTGCGGAGCTACAGCTTCAAAAACCGCATATAGTTAGGCTTGAAACTCGACAAGCTAGCGTTGAAGGAACAGGAGAAATCACCGCTCGAGACCTTGTGATTAATGCCCTTCGTATGCGCCCGGACAGAATTATTGTTGGTGAATGTCGTGGTGGTGAAGCCTTTGAGATGCTTCAAGCCATGAATACTGGCCATGACGGATCTATGTCGACATTGCACGCTAACACCCCTCGTGATGCCATTGCTCGTACTGAGAGCATGGTGATGATGGCTACCGCCAGTCTACCTATATCAGCAATACGCCGAACCATAGTCAGTGCAGTAGACTTAATTGTTCAAGTAAAGCGTCTCCACGATGGTAGCCGTAAGGTGATGTACATTTCTGAAATTATCGGCATGGAAGGAGATAGCGTGGTGATGGAAGACATTTTTCGTTACGAAGCGACTTCAAATTTCAAAGATGGAAAAATGGAAGGTGAATTCAGAACTCCTGGTTTATCAACTCGTTCTGTGATTTATGAACGCGCAAAATTTTTTGGTTTAGAACAAGCAGTAAGGGAGATCTTTAAATGACCTTAATACTGATTGCATCATGGAGTGCTTTGTTTCTCTGCTTTCTTATTCATCGGTCTCGCCAAAACAAAAAATTGAGTAGTTTGATCGAGATGGAAGGTGAGTTCGAAGGTGTGAAAGGTGTTCGCTCTGTTATCGATTCACAACAGTTTGAAGAGAGCTATAAAGCCAGAATCAGGAAAATGTACAAGAAGGTAATCAAGGTATTTCAACCTAATATGTCCTTGAAGTTGGTCTTGTTTTTCTCCGTGACGACATCTGCAACGTATGCTCTCAATGAGTTTTTTTTGCGTCAGGACTTTATGGTTTGCCTGATTGTTGTTGAGCCTCTCTTATTCTTTGTCTTTTACAACAATCTAAAAGCAAGGCAAGTAGAGCGCTTTAAAACTAACTTTCCAGACGCTCTGAACATTTTGAGTGGGGCGATTTCTTCAGGGCAAAGCATCATTCATGCGTTCGAGTATGTAGGTAAGCAGCTTGATAACGAAGTGGGCAAAGAGTTTAAATTCATGGCTGAGCGTTTACTTATTGGTGAAGACCCTGATGACGTTCTTGAACGAAGTAGCAATACGTTTCCATACTTAGAGTACTTCTTCTTTGCTTCAACGATAAGAATCAACTTGGCTAGAGGTGGCCAACTCAAAGATGTGATCAACAAAATAAACCGACTTATGTTTGATTCAAGAGCTGTGGAGAAAAAGAAAAATGCCTTGACCTCAGAAGCTCGAGCTTCGGCAAAGATAATTGCCTGCTTACCTGTGATTTTTCTTATTATTTTGAAGTTTACGAGTCCTGAAAACTACAGTTTTGTGATGTTTGAAGAAGCTGGTCAACCTATTTTTTATTATGTATTAGCCAGTGAGCTAGTCGGGTTCTTTTGCATTTGGCTGATTTTGCGGGGTGTGAATTGATGGACTTTGAAACCGTTATAATTTGGAGCGTAATATTTATTATATCGATAGTCCTAGCAACGTATTGTTTACGGTTTTGGGATAATACGAGAGCGGACATAGAAACTCGAAAAATAATCGGTTCGACACGTGAAGAGAAGAAAAGAGCAGATTTATTCAAGGCTATATTGTCTAGGATTAGTTTTAATAAGCATGAAACAAAAAGGAAATTGGTCGCTGCTGGCTTTTACAGTGATTTTCTTGCTGATGCTTATTACTTATTAAAAATAATTCCTTTTTGTGTTTGCTTAGCATTGATTGTCTTTGCTTTTTATAGCGGTGAAACAAAAGCAGTATTCGCACTGTTATATCTAATGGGGGCTTTATTAATATTTATCATTGGCCCCGATTCTTATGTGTCGGCTCGAGGTAAATCTAACATCAAGCACATAAGTTCACGATTGCCATTTTTACTCGACCTAATGAATGTTTGCGTCCATACAGGGATGACGATTGAGTCTAGCTTGGAGTACTTGGCAAAAGAACTTCACTCAGTAGACAGTAACCTTGCTCATGTGGTCAGAGTGACTGTCGAACGCTCTCGCCTGGTGGGCCTTGAAAAGGCATTAGAAGAATTTTATGAGCTTGTTCCAACCAGTGAATCACAAAGTTTCGTGATGACCATGGTGCAGAGCCTCCAATTTGGTTCATCAGTTGGTCCAGTATTAGTGACTTTAGCAAGCGATATTCGTGAGCTTAATATGATGGATTTAGAAGAACGAATCGGGAAAATGGGGGCGAAGATGTCGATTCCACTTATCGCTTTTATCATGGTTCCGATTATTATTTTAATTGCTGCTCCAGGTATTATGAGGGCGTTGATGTGATAAGAAATTTTGTACTGTCCGTTATTGTTTTGGTTCTCTTCTCCGGTTGTTCAACGGTTAATAACCAACTGGATACCAAAGAACAACTACTTTTAGGGTCGGGTGACTCACAGAAACTCATTGAATTTTATAAGGCAAATATACAATCGGAACCTGAATATAAAGTTAAATTGGTTAATTTGTATTTAGATCTAAAAGATATCAAGTCTGCTGAGCTGTATCGCAGCACTTACAATGATAATGATCTTAATGAACCTGAATACATTTTAACTAATGCAAGGCTTTATTATCAAAAAAAGAATTTTGAAAAAGCACTGGAAGAGTTGAGTAAGTATCGGGATGAAGGTGGCAAAGAGTATGAGTATCAACTTTTAACTGGGAAAATATTGGCTCAGCAAAAGCGATTTACCCAAGCGATCGAACATTTTGAAGAAAGTAGAAAACAAGGGGCTTCAGACAGGGAGGCTGGCAACAATATCGCTGTCGTCAAAATAATGCAGTCTGATTATTTGGGTGCAACAGACATTTTATATGACCTTTACCTTTCGAACCCGAATGATCAGAGAGTGAGTTCTAACTTGATTCTCTCTTCGGTTAAATCTCAGCGACCGGATATCGCGCTAGAGGTTTTGAAGCATTCGAATAGCGATGAGCAAGCTCACAAACAGTTGTCTGCATTAATGAGGTCAATATCTAAAAGCAAAGGGAAGAAGGCCGTGACACAGTCAACGATAGAAATGGAACAACAGTTTATTGGCTCTCAAGCTAATT comes from Vibrio syngnathi and encodes:
- a CDS encoding type II secretion system F family protein; the protein is MTLILIASWSALFLCFLIHRSRQNKKLSSLIEMEGEFEGVKGVRSVIDSQQFEESYKARIRKMYKKVIKVFQPNMSLKLVLFFSVTTSATYALNEFFLRQDFMVCLIVVEPLLFFVFYNNLKARQVERFKTNFPDALNILSGAISSGQSIIHAFEYVGKQLDNEVGKEFKFMAERLLIGEDPDDVLERSSNTFPYLEYFFFASTIRINLARGGQLKDVINKINRLMFDSRAVEKKKNALTSEARASAKIIACLPVIFLIILKFTSPENYSFVMFEEAGQPIFYYVLASELVGFFCIWLILRGVN
- a CDS encoding type II secretion system F family protein; amino-acid sequence: MDFETVIIWSVIFIISIVLATYCLRFWDNTRADIETRKIIGSTREEKKRADLFKAILSRISFNKHETKRKLVAAGFYSDFLADAYYLLKIIPFCVCLALIVFAFYSGETKAVFALLYLMGALLIFIIGPDSYVSARGKSNIKHISSRLPFLLDLMNVCVHTGMTIESSLEYLAKELHSVDSNLAHVVRVTVERSRLVGLEKALEEFYELVPTSESQSFVMTMVQSLQFGSSVGPVLVTLASDIRELNMMDLEERIGKMGAKMSIPLIAFIMVPIIILIAAPGIMRALM
- a CDS encoding tetratricopeptide repeat protein — translated: MIRNFVLSVIVLVLFSGCSTVNNQLDTKEQLLLGSGDSQKLIEFYKANIQSEPEYKVKLVNLYLDLKDIKSAELYRSTYNDNDLNEPEYILTNARLYYQKKNFEKALEELSKYRDEGGKEYEYQLLTGKILAQQKRFTQAIEHFEESRKQGASDREAGNNIAVVKIMQSDYLGATDILYDLYLSNPNDQRVSSNLILSSVKSQRPDIALEVLKHSNSDEQAHKQLSALMRSISKSKGKKAVTQSTIEMEQQFIGSQANSGGFVAPTSRVSKLDATTEFQASRHSVDGSVLDPRKLKPGAKPIYRVQVLATYTAIPSDFLNYLKINYGSVYSYTHGLWKRYCIGDFNDLDEAKVFLNSIDIKGAFVVDYTKKRYVRL